Proteins encoded in a region of the Saccharothrix ecbatanensis genome:
- a CDS encoding ISL3 family transposase has protein sequence MSCACRRSARRRVPASVRGTGGESRPYRWLGRVACQADIADSGVSALRRVRAAASTRRGCTAATRAPCRTWRCPGQETVLRLEVRRFFCRNEQCERRIFAEQVDGLTIRYGRRSVQLRDVLVRVALALGGRPGARLCVGLAGAVSRMTLLRLIRALPEPEIGSLQVVGVDEWAFRKGRNYGTILVDMATRRPVDLLPEATSDALASWLARHPGIEVVCRDRAGYFADGARRGAPDAIQVADRWHLLANLSAAVERVISRCRCCLRDKPDDQVRTLPTPKAAQADGPLAQRIQARQPQVQRMIAQGWTITAIARRLNLDRKTVRRYARRDLDDLMSTATNRHSLIDAYMPYLQRRWGEGCVNAAVLYAEITARGFRGSRQLVRRRLQHWHVAGTPAEPPPTVTPRKVTGWIMRRPEELTDREREHLDRILCRSDQVAVTGRLAAEFASLLRQRSGHQLEDWVRQAEAGDVREIRAFATALRRDWDAVVAGLTLPHSNGPTEGNVNRLKLIKRAMFGRAGFDLLRRRVLART, from the coding sequence ATGTCGTGTGCTTGTCGCCGATCTGCTCGCCGTCGTGTTCCCGCATCTGTCCGCGGTACGGGTGGAGAAAGTCGCCCGTACCGGTGGCTCGGTCGCGTTGCATGCCAGGCCGACATCGCCGACAGCGGCGTGTCCGCGCTGCGGCGTGTCCGCGCTGCGGCGTCGACTCGGCGCGGGTGCACAGCCGCTACCCGCGCACCGTGTCGGACATGGCGGTGTCCCGGGCAGGAGACGGTGCTGCGCCTGGAGGTGCGCCGGTTCTTCTGTCGCAACGAACAGTGTGAGCGTCGGATCTTCGCCGAGCAGGTCGACGGTCTGACCATCCGTTATGGACGGCGGAGTGTCCAACTCCGCGACGTGCTGGTGCGGGTGGCATTGGCCTTGGGCGGTCGGCCGGGGGCGCGGTTGTGTGTCGGGCTTGCCGGTGCGGTGAGCAGGATGACGCTGCTGCGGCTCATCCGGGCCCTGCCCGAGCCGGAGATCGGGTCGTTACAGGTGGTCGGGGTGGACGAGTGGGCGTTCCGCAAGGGCCGGAACTACGGGACGATCCTGGTGGACATGGCCACCCGCCGCCCGGTGGACCTGCTGCCCGAGGCCACCTCCGACGCCCTGGCATCGTGGTTGGCCCGGCACCCGGGCATCGAGGTGGTCTGCCGGGACCGTGCCGGCTACTTCGCCGACGGAGCCCGACGCGGAGCCCCCGACGCGATCCAGGTCGCGGACAGGTGGCATCTGCTCGCGAACCTCTCCGCCGCGGTCGAGCGGGTGATCAGCCGCTGCCGCTGCTGCCTGCGCGACAAGCCCGACGATCAGGTCCGGACGTTACCCACACCCAAGGCGGCACAGGCCGACGGCCCACTGGCGCAACGGATCCAGGCCCGCCAGCCGCAGGTCCAGCGGATGATCGCCCAGGGCTGGACCATCACGGCCATCGCCCGGAGGCTGAACCTTGATCGCAAGACCGTGCGTCGTTACGCCCGCCGCGACCTCGACGACCTGATGAGCACGGCGACCAACCGCCACAGCCTCATCGACGCCTACATGCCCTACCTGCAGCGACGCTGGGGCGAGGGCTGTGTCAACGCCGCGGTCCTCTACGCCGAGATCACAGCCCGGGGCTTCCGCGGCAGCCGCCAACTCGTGCGCCGTCGCCTCCAGCACTGGCACGTCGCCGGCACTCCTGCCGAGCCGCCGCCCACGGTCACTCCCAGGAAGGTGACCGGTTGGATCATGAGACGGCCCGAGGAGCTCACCGACCGGGAACGGGAACACCTGGACCGGATCCTGTGCCGTTCCGACCAAGTCGCCGTCACCGGCCGACTCGCCGCGGAGTTCGCCTCGCTGCTACGTCAACGCAGTGGGCACCAGCTCGAAGACTGGGTCCGGCAAGCCGAAGCCGGCGACGTCCGCGAGATCCGGGCCTTTGCGACCGCCCTGCGGCGCGATTGGGACGCGGTGGTGGCCGGTTTGACCTTGCCGCACAGCAACGGTCCGACGGAGGGAAACGTCAACCGGTTGAAGCTGATCAAACGAGCCATGTTCGGTCGAGCGGGCTTCGACCTGCTCCGACGCCGCGTCCTGGCACGGACGTGA
- a CDS encoding nucleoside deaminase, giving the protein MNPEHLRRAIALASEARTAGNPPFGSLLVGPDGSVLVEERNTTLTDGDITAHPELKVARWAARELDPQTAAMTTMYTSCEPCGMCAGALARSGIGHVVFALSGEQLDGLRTAGGFPPVPVDGPHLYEAAKAPVEGYYP; this is encoded by the coding sequence GTGAACCCGGAACACCTGCGGCGGGCCATCGCGCTGGCCTCCGAGGCACGCACGGCCGGCAACCCTCCGTTCGGGTCGCTACTGGTAGGCCCGGACGGGTCGGTGCTGGTCGAGGAACGCAACACCACTCTCACCGACGGCGACATCACCGCGCACCCCGAGCTGAAGGTGGCCCGCTGGGCAGCGCGGGAGCTGGACCCGCAGACGGCGGCGATGACCACCATGTACACCAGCTGCGAACCGTGCGGCATGTGCGCCGGCGCGCTGGCCCGGTCCGGGATCGGCCACGTGGTCTTCGCCCTGTCGGGTGAGCAACTCGACGGACTGCGCACCGCGGGCGGCTTCCCGCCGGTGCCGGTCGACGGCCCGCACCTGTACGAGGCGGCGAAGGCCCCCGTCGAGGGGTACTACCCATGA
- a CDS encoding LLM class flavin-dependent oxidoreductase, which yields MLIGVNVPNFGPGTRPEVLRDWARTVEGLGFDLLMVSDHVAITPDVAAQYPAPFYDPFTTLSWLAGTTERIALGTTVLIAPYRHPLLVARMAANLNDLSGGRFVLGVGIGWARQEFEALGVPFHRRGALTDELITTVREAWRDDGYRAGTIPVWVGGHGDAALRRAVRLGDAWHPLRQTPAGWRASLARLKEIADDEGRPVPGLAPRILLRVTEAPVDDRRLGEGTLDQVAQDLEDLRADGVRAVVLDPFVGDPEETRHPHAPWRMLAAVRELSELSELSDKKEMQ from the coding sequence ATGTTGATCGGCGTGAACGTCCCCAACTTCGGGCCGGGAACCCGCCCCGAAGTGCTCCGCGACTGGGCGCGCACGGTGGAAGGTCTCGGGTTCGACCTGCTCATGGTGTCCGACCACGTGGCGATCACCCCCGATGTGGCCGCGCAGTACCCGGCGCCCTTCTACGACCCGTTCACCACGCTGTCGTGGCTCGCCGGGACCACCGAGCGGATCGCCCTCGGCACGACCGTGCTCATCGCGCCCTACCGGCACCCGCTGCTCGTCGCCAGGATGGCCGCAAACCTCAACGACCTCAGCGGCGGCAGGTTCGTGCTCGGTGTCGGCATCGGCTGGGCCCGCCAGGAGTTCGAGGCGCTCGGCGTACCGTTCCACCGCCGTGGCGCGCTGACCGACGAGCTGATCACGACCGTCCGCGAGGCGTGGCGCGACGACGGCTACCGCGCCGGCACCATCCCGGTCTGGGTCGGCGGGCACGGCGACGCCGCGCTGAGGCGCGCGGTCCGGCTCGGCGACGCGTGGCACCCGCTGCGGCAGACACCCGCCGGCTGGCGGGCTTCCCTGGCCCGGTTGAAGGAGATCGCCGACGACGAGGGTCGCCCGGTCCCCGGTCTCGCGCCACGCATCCTGTTGCGGGTGACCGAGGCGCCGGTGGACGACCGGAGGCTCGGCGAAGGCACGCTCGACCAGGTCGCCCAAGACCTCGAAGACCTGCGCGCGGACGGCGTTCGCGCCGTCGTGCTCGACCCGTTCGTCGGTGACCCAGAAGAAACACGGCACCCGCACGCCCCGTGGCGCATGCTGGCCGCCGTCCGTGAGCTGTCGGAGCTGTCGGAGCTGTCGGACAAGAAGGAGATGCAGTGA
- a CDS encoding IS4 family transposase, with protein MPSARRFTDGISIGVLARVFDRDLVDEVLAETGRRERRSRLLPARVVVYYVLALCLFFDDGYEEVMRKLVDGLRFLGTWRQGWTVPTTGAISQARGRLGEAPLRVLFDRVAVPMAHAGTRGAWFHGWRVMAVDGVVLDLPDTAANVAEFGKKPHKGGQSPFPQVRIMGLGECGTHAIVAAELDSWRVQERGLCERLVAAFEPDMLVLADRGVFSYDLWQRARRSGAQLVWRVRDDVDLPVLGWLPDGSYRSELLPSKVKADLKRGKRSRAPEGSRLPVRVVEYSVTDRGGQPEMIRLVVSIMDHEVAPAVELAVLYRQRWEFELTLDEIETHQMPHGRVLRSKSPELVRQEIWALLLTHYAVRALMLEAAEGLGPDDGPDVDGLSFVRSLNAVRRQVTNQAGFSPSPPEERDHRDA; from the coding sequence GTGCCGTCTGCTCGCCGTTTCACCGATGGGATCAGCATCGGTGTGCTGGCCCGTGTGTTCGACCGGGATCTGGTGGACGAGGTGCTCGCGGAAACGGGGCGTCGGGAGAGGCGGTCGCGTCTGCTGCCCGCGCGGGTGGTCGTCTACTACGTGCTGGCGCTGTGCCTGTTCTTCGATGACGGTTACGAAGAGGTGATGCGCAAGCTGGTCGACGGTCTGCGGTTTCTGGGCACGTGGCGGCAGGGGTGGACGGTGCCCACGACGGGGGCGATCTCCCAGGCGCGGGGGCGGTTGGGCGAGGCGCCGCTGCGGGTGCTGTTCGACCGGGTGGCGGTGCCGATGGCCCATGCCGGAACGCGGGGGGCGTGGTTTCACGGGTGGCGGGTGATGGCGGTCGACGGTGTCGTGCTGGACTTGCCCGACACGGCGGCCAACGTAGCCGAGTTCGGCAAGAAGCCGCACAAGGGCGGGCAGAGCCCGTTTCCGCAGGTGCGGATCATGGGGCTGGGCGAGTGCGGCACGCATGCGATCGTGGCGGCGGAGTTGGATTCCTGGCGGGTGCAGGAACGCGGCTTGTGCGAGCGGTTGGTGGCGGCGTTCGAGCCGGACATGCTGGTGCTGGCCGATCGCGGTGTGTTCTCCTACGACTTGTGGCAGCGGGCGCGCCGGAGCGGGGCGCAATTGGTGTGGCGGGTCCGTGACGATGTGGACCTGCCGGTGTTGGGGTGGCTTCCCGACGGGTCCTACCGCAGTGAGCTGCTGCCCTCGAAGGTCAAGGCGGACCTGAAGCGGGGCAAGCGGTCGCGGGCGCCGGAGGGGTCGCGGTTGCCGGTGCGGGTGGTGGAGTACTCGGTGACCGACCGCGGCGGGCAGCCCGAGATGATCCGCCTGGTGGTGTCGATCATGGATCACGAGGTGGCGCCGGCGGTGGAGTTGGCGGTGCTGTATCGGCAGCGGTGGGAGTTCGAGCTGACCCTGGACGAGATCGAGACCCATCAGATGCCGCATGGCAGGGTGCTGCGGTCGAAGTCCCCGGAGTTGGTCCGGCAGGAGATCTGGGCGTTGCTGCTGACCCACTACGCGGTGCGGGCGTTGATGTTGGAGGCCGCCGAGGGCCTCGGTCCGGACGACGGGCCCGACGTCGACGGGTTGTCCTTCGTCCGAAGTCTCAACGCTGTGCGCCGCCAGGTCACCAACCAGGCGGGTTTTTCCCCCTCACCGCCTGAAGAACGCGATCATCGAGACGCTTGA
- a CDS encoding Lrp/AsnC family transcriptional regulator: MTETLDATDWAILAELQQDGRVALTELGRRVKLSASAVTERVKRMENTGIITGYRATVDLDRVGFGVLAVVRLKYPGNQHQPLHRLLAERSEFLECLRTTGEDCYTIKIAATSMQHLELIVNELTGLGTTTTSIVYSQTLPLRGVDGNAA, encoded by the coding sequence ATGACCGAGACATTGGACGCGACCGACTGGGCGATCCTCGCGGAGTTGCAGCAGGACGGCAGGGTGGCGCTCACCGAGTTGGGGCGGCGGGTGAAGCTGAGCGCGTCGGCAGTGACCGAGCGGGTCAAGCGGATGGAGAACACGGGGATCATCACCGGTTACCGTGCCACCGTCGACCTCGACCGGGTGGGGTTCGGGGTGCTCGCGGTCGTGCGGCTGAAGTACCCCGGCAACCAGCACCAGCCGCTGCACCGGCTGCTCGCCGAACGTTCCGAGTTCCTGGAGTGCCTGCGCACCACCGGCGAGGACTGCTACACGATCAAGATCGCTGCCACGTCCATGCAGCACCTGGAGCTGATCGTGAACGAGCTGACCGGGCTCGGCACCACGACGACCAGCATCGTCTACAGCCAGACGCTCCCGCTGCGCGGCGTCGACGGCAATGCCGCTTAG